The Arachis duranensis cultivar V14167 chromosome 2, aradu.V14167.gnm2.J7QH, whole genome shotgun sequence genome has a window encoding:
- the LOC107474211 gene encoding uncharacterized protein LOC107474211: MKKTIEEAIDVIEIVADNEYFYDSERSNNRGVMKLNKMDAILAQNKMITKKLADLTKQMEKNHAVAIHTKLSPQSESNTEEGVDWEQANYIGNSSRQEHDPYFKTYNPGWKNHPNFWWGNQPNQNQNHRLHNFNQFNNSTHHNSNQSLYQPSQNNYSQPPYQAQANQPQHPISTPPSEDKLSSIKAMLANLCMESDDMKKLKEEVRSNLQNQDAAIQKLEVQIGSGKELKETSKETQKEEAEGSSSDKEEAQTHAPNPPKEKEVLRSYVPKAPYPQRLMKNAKDNQFSKFLEIFKRLQINIPFAEVLEQMPLYAKFLKELMTKKRSWRNDKTVVLTEECSTIIQYKLRQKLKDPGSFQIPCIIGEITVEKALCDLEPS, from the exons atgaagaagaccattgaagaagccattgaTGTCATAGAAATAGTGGCTGACAATGAGTATTTCTATGACTCAGAGAGAAGCAACAATAGAGGAGTCATGAAGTTAAACAAGATGGATGCAATCCTAGcccaaaataagatgatcactaAGAAACTAGCTGACTTAACCAAGCAAATGGAGAAAAATCATGCTGTAGCTATCCACACTAAACTATCACCTCAATCCGAGTCAAATACAGAAGAAGGAGTTGACTGGGAACAAGCTAATTACATTGGAAATTCTTCAAGACAAGAACATGATCCATACTTCAAGACATACAATCcaggttggaagaaccacccaaacttttgGTGGGGAAACCAACCAAACCAGAACCAAAATCACAGACTCCACAACTTCAACCAATTCAACAATTCCACCCACCACAACTCTAACCAAAGTCTATATCAACCCTCACAAAATAATTACTCTCAGCCACCATATCAAGCCCAAGCCAATCAGCCTCAACACCCAATTTCTACCCCACCATCAGAGGACAAACTATCTAGCATTAAAGCTATGCTTGCAAACCTTTGCATGGAGTCTGAtgatatgaaaaaattaaaagaagaggtGAGATCCAATTTGCAAAATCAAGATGCTGCCATTCAAAAACTTGAAGTACAGATTGG GAGTGGAAAGGAATTGAAAGAGACCTCAAAGGAAACTcaaaaagaagaagcagaggGAAGTTCAAGTGATAAGGAAGAAGCACAAACACATGCTCCCAATCCacctaaagaaaaagaagtccTAAGGTCATATGTCCCTAAAGCACCCTACCCTCAGCGCCTAATGAAGAATGCAAAGGACAACCAATTCTCCAAATTCTTGGAGATTTTCAAGAGATTGCAGATCAACATTCCCTTTGCTGAAGTATTAGAGCAAATGCCGCTCTATGCTAAGTTTCTCAAGGAGTTaatgaccaagaagagaagttggagAAATGACAAAACTGTAGTGTTAACTGAGGAATGTAGCACCATCATCCAATACAAATTGCGTCAGAAATTGAAGGACCCAGGAAGCTTCCAAATTCCTTGTATCATAGGAGAAATCACAGTGGAGAAGGCCTTATGTGATTTGGAGCCATCATAA